In the Prochlorococcus marinus str. MIT 9312 genome, TCCTTTTTTGAAATCCACAAGCGATGGAGGCTTTGCAGTCTCAAGTTATGATTCCCTAGAAGAAAAATTTGGTGGTTGGGATGATCTCAAAAGTATTTCCAAAAATCATGTTTTGATGGCTGATTTGGTACTAAATCATGTTTCATCATCTCACCCATGGGTTCAACAATTTATTAAATCCCAAGAACCAGGAATATCAAATGTTTTTTCACCGGAACAAAATCTTGACTGGTCAAATGTAGTTAGACCAAGAAGTTCTTCCTTGTTTTCTCAAATAAATACTGAAGATGGTCCTAAACAAGTTTGGACAACTTTTGGTCCGGATCAAATTGATTTGAATTGGCATAATCCAAAAATGACTCTTGAGTTCTTAAATTTAATTATTACTTATTTATCTAATGGGATTAAATGGTTGAGGCTTGATGCTGTAGGTTTTATTTGGAAGGAATCAGGGACAACATGCTTACATTTGCCAAAAGCACATTCAATAGTAACTCTTTTAAGAGTTCTATTAAATAATCTTCTTGACGATGGAGTTTTAATAACAGAAACAAATGTTCCTCAGAAGGAAAATCTCTCTTATCTTATTCCAGATAATGAAGCCCATATGGCATATAATTTTCCATTGCCTCCTCTTCTCCTAGAGGCAATTATTACTTCAAGAGCCGATATTCTAAACTTGTGGATTTCAGATTGGCCAATATTGCCAGACGATACTACTCTTTTTAATTTCACTGCATCACATGATGGCGTTGGGTTAAGAGCTCTTGAGGGTCTAATGAATGAGCAGAGAATTAAAGGTTTATTAATTAATTGTGAGAAAAGAGGAGGATTAGTAAGTCATAGACGTTTATCAAATGGTGAGGATAAACCTTATGAATTGAATATTAGTTGGTGGAGCGCAATGGAAGACTCCAGCAGAGATTCAAATCGATTCCAGTTTGAGAGATTTAT is a window encoding:
- a CDS encoding sugar phosphorylase, whose amino-acid sequence is MKQIDSEKKLDRSKLYKLLKTIYSSNTTEEINFISNQLLQILDDFSEKSAYEEISDNEKWNESHSVLITYADSIYKNGEKTLITLRDLLTKHFGSLSKVVHILPFLKSTSDGGFAVSSYDSLEEKFGGWDDLKSISKNHVLMADLVLNHVSSSHPWVQQFIKSQEPGISNVFSPEQNLDWSNVVRPRSSSLFSQINTEDGPKQVWTTFGPDQIDLNWHNPKMTLEFLNLIITYLSNGIKWLRLDAVGFIWKESGTTCLHLPKAHSIVTLLRVLLNNLLDDGVLITETNVPQKENLSYLIPDNEAHMAYNFPLPPLLLEAIITSRADILNLWISDWPILPDDTTLFNFTASHDGVGLRALEGLMNEQRIKGLLINCEKRGGLVSHRRLSNGEDKPYELNISWWSAMEDSSRDSNRFQFERFILTQLLVMALKGVPAFYLPALLASENDIKSFSMTGQRRDLNREKFRLDNLLSVLNNPESKANKNLNYLRNAMDIRSQSKQFHPCSGMKCLSKGRSDIVVIKRGNGPESVFAIHNMTDNKINYQLNDNDLPEIIDNDFNMRDFLTATKYNWKNISLDPFQVIWLGGF